A section of the Deinococcus taeanensis genome encodes:
- a CDS encoding NAD(P)H-hydrate dehydratase, translating into MTTPGVLLPAGARAVDAQLERAGLLDLAMEDAGRAVADETHTRVPGGRVLLLAGGGANGGDAFVAARHLLTLGRDVMVLAQPSTHPLTRLNRRRYRAVGGAVRPLQPAALARLGRTAAVLVDGLLGTGFRPPLRAGLATILTAVNAARDQGVPVLAIDLPSGLDAGQTGAPHPSVQADWTVTFMGVKPALLFGEAAARCGQVIVAPLRVPRDWVQAQQIAEWPDDQELGRLLPVRTAAAHKGTAGRVWIVGGHPGTVGAAALAGLGALRAGAGLVTVHSGADVPLITPELMVHRHAALAAFLAAAEPGRRPDAVALGMGLGPEAVPAARAVLTWGVSTVLDADALQPELAGLGHAGCVWTPHPGEAARLLGTTTAEVTRDPLTAARALRDRLGGAVILKGGPSVIASAAGLSVSRGGHPGMASGGMGDTLSGLLAALLAQGLGAADAARVGVRLHARAGELAARRFGYGLGATDVAQELGQAWADLHAPAGCTP; encoded by the coding sequence GTGACCACGCCCGGGGTGCTCCTCCCGGCCGGCGCCCGCGCGGTGGACGCGCAACTGGAACGCGCCGGCCTGCTGGACCTCGCCATGGAGGACGCCGGGCGGGCCGTGGCGGACGAGACGCACACCCGGGTGCCCGGCGGCCGGGTGCTGCTGCTGGCGGGCGGCGGGGCCAACGGCGGAGACGCCTTTGTGGCGGCCCGGCACCTCCTGACCCTGGGCCGGGACGTCATGGTCCTGGCCCAGCCGTCCACCCACCCCCTGACCCGCCTGAACCGCCGCCGCTACCGCGCGGTGGGCGGCGCGGTCCGGCCCCTGCAGCCCGCCGCGCTCGCGCGCCTGGGCCGGACCGCGGCCGTCCTCGTGGATGGCCTGCTGGGCACCGGCTTCCGCCCCCCGCTGCGCGCGGGTCTGGCCACCATCCTCACGGCTGTGAACGCCGCGCGGGACCAGGGCGTTCCGGTCCTGGCGATTGACCTGCCCAGCGGACTGGACGCCGGCCAGACCGGCGCCCCGCACCCCAGCGTGCAGGCCGACTGGACCGTGACGTTCATGGGCGTCAAGCCCGCGCTGCTGTTCGGAGAGGCGGCCGCACGCTGCGGCCAGGTGATCGTGGCGCCCCTGCGGGTGCCGCGCGACTGGGTGCAGGCGCAGCAGATTGCCGAGTGGCCGGACGACCAGGAACTGGGCAGGCTGCTGCCGGTCCGCACGGCCGCGGCACACAAAGGCACCGCGGGCCGCGTGTGGATCGTCGGGGGACACCCCGGCACGGTGGGCGCCGCCGCGCTGGCCGGTCTGGGCGCCCTGCGGGCCGGGGCGGGCCTGGTGACCGTCCACTCCGGGGCGGACGTGCCGCTGATCACACCGGAACTCATGGTCCACCGGCACGCGGCCCTTGCGGCCTTCCTGGCGGCAGCCGAACCCGGGCGCCGGCCTGACGCGGTGGCGCTGGGCATGGGCCTGGGACCGGAGGCTGTGCCCGCCGCCCGGGCCGTGCTGACCTGGGGCGTCAGCACCGTGCTGGACGCCGACGCCCTGCAGCCCGAACTGGCCGGCCTGGGGCACGCCGGATGCGTGTGGACGCCCCACCCGGGCGAAGCGGCCCGCCTGCTGGGCACGACGACCGCCGAGGTGACGCGCGATCCGCTGACCGCCGCCCGCGCGCTGCGTGACCGGCTGGGCGGCGCCGTGATCCTCAAGGGCGGGCCCAGCGTGATTGCCAGCGCGGCCGGCCTGAGTGTCTCGCGCGGCGGGCACCCCGGCATGGCCAGCGGCGGCATGGGCGACACGCTCTCAGGCCTGCTGGCGGCCCTGCTCGCGCAGGGGCTCGGCGCGGCCGACGCGGCCCGGGTGGGCGTCAGACTTCACGCCCGCGCCGGTGAGCTGGCCGCGCGGCGCTTCGGGTACGGTCTGGGCGCCACGGACGTCGCGCAGGAACTCGGTCAGGCCTGGGCAGACCTGCACGCCCCTGCCGGGTGTACGCCCTGA
- a CDS encoding acetylornithine/succinylornithine family transaminase produces the protein MTSTRSKWLEAELKYDSRVVGKHEVVMTRGLGATVWDETGRSYIDCVAGYGVANIGHSHPDVVRAIKDQAERLIVMPQSLPNDRRAEFLTELVSVTPQGLDRVFLCNSGTEAMEAAKKFAITGTGRKRFVSMKRGFSGRSLGALAFTWEPKYREPFGDAVDNRNVDFVTYGNIEELRAAVTDQTAAVILEPVQGEGGVRPASPEFIQEARRLTREKGALLILDEIQTGFCRTGKMFAAEHYGVVPDGMTLAKAMAGGVPIGAFVMTAEVADRMPAGGHGGTFGGNPLAMAAGVAAIRAMKREGMAEQAREKGAYFMERLRAIQSPKIREVRGLGLMIGVELKEKSAPYIHALEHDEGILTLQATPLVVRFLPPVTISREQIDTVIAAFERVLNGVNPRAERQAELAAAQQEQVQTE, from the coding sequence ATGACGTCAACCCGCAGCAAGTGGCTGGAAGCCGAACTGAAATACGACAGCCGCGTGGTCGGCAAGCACGAGGTCGTCATGACCCGCGGGCTGGGCGCCACCGTCTGGGACGAAACGGGCCGCTCGTACATCGACTGCGTTGCCGGGTATGGCGTGGCCAACATCGGTCACAGCCACCCGGATGTCGTCCGCGCCATCAAGGACCAGGCCGAGCGCCTGATCGTCATGCCGCAGAGCCTGCCGAACGACCGCCGCGCCGAATTCCTCACCGAGCTGGTCAGTGTGACTCCGCAGGGCCTGGACCGCGTCTTTCTGTGCAACAGCGGCACCGAGGCCATGGAGGCCGCCAAGAAGTTCGCGATCACCGGTACGGGCCGCAAGCGCTTCGTGAGCATGAAGCGCGGCTTCTCTGGCCGCAGCCTGGGCGCCCTGGCCTTCACGTGGGAGCCCAAGTACCGTGAACCGTTCGGTGACGCCGTTGACAACCGCAACGTGGATTTCGTGACCTACGGGAACATCGAGGAACTCCGCGCAGCCGTAACCGACCAGACGGCCGCCGTGATTCTGGAGCCCGTGCAGGGCGAAGGCGGCGTGCGTCCCGCCAGCCCGGAGTTCATCCAGGAGGCCCGGCGCCTGACCCGCGAGAAGGGCGCCCTGCTGATCCTCGACGAGATTCAGACCGGGTTCTGCCGCACCGGGAAGATGTTCGCGGCCGAGCACTACGGCGTGGTGCCCGACGGCATGACGCTCGCCAAGGCCATGGCCGGGGGCGTGCCCATCGGCGCGTTCGTGATGACCGCCGAGGTGGCTGACCGTATGCCGGCGGGTGGGCACGGCGGCACGTTCGGCGGGAACCCCCTGGCGATGGCGGCGGGGGTGGCGGCCATCCGCGCGATGAAACGCGAAGGCATGGCCGAACAGGCCCGGGAGAAGGGCGCGTACTTCATGGAGCGACTGCGTGCCATTCAGAGCCCCAAGATCCGCGAGGTGCGCGGCCTGGGCCTGATGATCGGCGTGGAACTCAAGGAAAAAAGTGCGCCCTACATTCACGCGCTGGAGCACGACGAGGGCATCCTGACGCTGCAGGCCACACCCCTGGTGGTGCGCTTCCTGCCGCCAGTCACCATCAGCCGTGAGCAGATCGACACGGTGATCGCAGCGTTCGAACGGGTCCTGAACGGTGTGAATCCCCGCGCCGAGCGGCAGGCGGAACTGGCCGCGGCCCAGCAGGAGCAGGTTCAGACCGAATAA
- the ilvN gene encoding acetolactate synthase small subunit has translation MTEARDQLLSILVRDEPRVLTRITALFGRRGYNIKSLSVGSTEHPGVSRMTIVVNGDRGVVEQAIRQLEKLHDVVKIIDHSLEKYVDRELVLVKVAITPESRVEVRQIAEDFRSRIVDVGRHALTFEVTGDEGKLTAFIEQMRPFGILETMRTGRIALTRGSNADIPTHVYHQGATQALQPTLQVEPREERARAVPNIF, from the coding sequence ATGACCGAGGCCCGAGACCAGCTCCTGTCCATCCTGGTGCGCGACGAACCCCGCGTCCTGACCCGCATCACCGCCCTGTTCGGCCGCCGCGGCTACAACATCAAGAGCCTTTCAGTCGGTTCGACGGAGCACCCCGGCGTCTCCCGCATGACCATCGTCGTGAACGGCGACCGCGGCGTCGTGGAGCAGGCCATCCGGCAGCTCGAGAAGCTGCATGACGTCGTGAAGATCATCGACCACAGCCTCGAGAAGTACGTGGACCGTGAACTGGTGCTTGTGAAGGTCGCCATTACGCCCGAAAGCCGCGTGGAGGTCCGGCAGATTGCCGAGGACTTCCGCAGCCGCATCGTGGACGTGGGGCGCCACGCCCTCACCTTTGAAGTCACCGGCGACGAGGGTAAACTCACGGCGTTCATCGAGCAGATGCGCCCCTTCGGCATTCTGGAGACCATGCGCACCGGCCGCATCGCCCTGACCCGCGGCAGCAACGCCGACATTCCCACGCACGTGTACCACCAGGGTGCCACCCAGGCCCTGCAACCCACCCTACAGGTCGAACCGCGTGAGGAACGCGCCCGCGCCGTTCCCAACATCTTCTGA
- a CDS encoding tetratricopeptide repeat protein, whose translation MTADPGSAPPALGALIAAGDWRRAAATAGAQEEPVQVQEALLALRGAQEALRARRYPEVRRWLGEYRAALNDAPHPLLEVLRRSVEPGAALEAVAALEGAQKETDPDTLSNRLSGALNLTLTRPEALNMQGILLAMLGRPDDAHAVLSEALSVDPGHYRALTNLGNLDMEAGRYAQAEATYREVLRLNPEYDGGHHNLGVAVRRQGRISEGVGHIRRGQRLAMKRSRDDTEAEVKEQFARTPVLKQLRWVVLGVLGVVAVLFLRGGGG comes from the coding sequence GTGACCGCTGACCCGGGCAGTGCCCCGCCCGCCCTGGGCGCCCTGATTGCTGCGGGCGACTGGCGCCGCGCCGCGGCCACTGCGGGCGCGCAGGAGGAGCCCGTGCAGGTGCAGGAGGCGCTGCTGGCCCTGCGGGGCGCGCAGGAGGCGCTGCGGGCGCGCCGGTACCCTGAGGTCCGCCGCTGGCTGGGGGAGTACCGCGCCGCACTGAACGACGCGCCTCATCCTCTGCTGGAGGTCCTGCGGCGCAGTGTGGAACCCGGCGCGGCGCTGGAGGCCGTGGCCGCCCTGGAAGGCGCGCAGAAGGAGACGGATCCCGATACTCTGAGCAACCGGCTGAGCGGCGCGCTGAACCTGACCCTCACGCGGCCCGAGGCGCTGAACATGCAGGGGATCCTGCTGGCCATGCTGGGCCGCCCCGATGACGCTCACGCGGTGCTCAGCGAAGCGCTCAGCGTGGACCCCGGGCACTACCGGGCGCTGACGAACTTGGGCAACCTGGATATGGAAGCCGGCCGGTACGCGCAGGCCGAAGCCACCTACCGTGAGGTCCTGCGCCTGAACCCCGAATATGACGGCGGGCATCATAACCTGGGGGTGGCCGTGCGCCGTCAGGGCCGCATCTCGGAAGGCGTGGGCCACATTCGGCGTGGGCAGCGGCTCGCCATGAAACGCTCCCGGGACGACACCGAAGCGGAGGTCAAGGAGCAGTTCGCCCGGACACCGGTGCTCAAACAGCTGCGCTGGGTGGTCCTCGGCGTGCTGGGTGTGGTGGCCGTCCTGTTCCTGCGGGGCGGCGGCGGGTGA
- a CDS encoding carbohydrate kinase family protein, which translates to MKFYVIGDVTVDHLYHLERLPQPGEEVTPEQASMKPGGAGGTISVTLARLGHQVTLAARVGDDPFAEYALSRVRESGVSESAIQRDPALLTSTITVMQARGGERAMISDGAANRQLDPAALKVKDIESSDALILNAYALIEGPQREYTLAAIQAARTAKVRVPVFIDLGTGAVNKAGTTLLDDVIKADYVMLNQHELQALTGTSSISAALAQLGQAGAQQVVVKVGKMGSITWTPTDTELVDAVRPDGKVVDSTGAGDTFTAVFAHAILAGAGMSAAARAANTAGALAATGFGAQERPITQADLAAVLPDVTPPAPAPAPKATRARKNTAG; encoded by the coding sequence GTGAAGTTCTATGTTATCGGCGACGTGACCGTTGACCACCTCTACCATCTCGAGCGTCTCCCCCAGCCCGGCGAGGAGGTCACGCCGGAACAGGCCAGCATGAAACCTGGCGGCGCGGGCGGCACGATCTCCGTCACCCTGGCCCGTCTGGGTCATCAGGTGACCCTCGCTGCGCGCGTCGGAGACGATCCGTTCGCAGAGTACGCGCTGAGCCGCGTGCGCGAGAGCGGCGTGAGCGAGAGTGCCATCCAGCGTGACCCGGCCCTGCTGACCAGCACCATTACCGTCATGCAGGCCCGCGGCGGTGAACGCGCCATGATCAGTGACGGCGCAGCCAACCGTCAGCTGGACCCCGCCGCTCTGAAGGTCAAGGACATCGAGAGCAGCGACGCCCTGATCCTCAACGCCTACGCCCTGATCGAAGGACCCCAGCGCGAATACACCCTGGCCGCCATTCAGGCGGCCAGGACCGCCAAGGTGCGCGTGCCGGTCTTTATCGACCTGGGCACCGGCGCGGTCAACAAGGCCGGCACGACCCTGCTGGACGACGTGATCAAGGCCGACTACGTGATGCTCAACCAGCATGAGCTGCAGGCCCTGACGGGCACCAGTTCCATCAGCGCCGCGCTGGCGCAGCTGGGGCAGGCGGGCGCGCAACAGGTGGTGGTGAAGGTCGGCAAGATGGGCTCGATCACCTGGACGCCCACCGACACCGAACTCGTGGACGCCGTGCGCCCTGACGGCAAGGTCGTGGACTCCACCGGCGCGGGCGACACCTTCACGGCTGTATTCGCGCACGCGATCCTGGCCGGGGCAGGCATGTCCGCCGCGGCGCGCGCCGCGAACACGGCCGGAGCCCTGGCAGCCACCGGTTTCGGCGCGCAGGAACGCCCGATTACCCAGGCGGACCTCGCAGCCGTGCTGCCGGACGTGACGCCGCCCGCGCCCGCCCCGGCACCGAAAGCCACGCGGGCCCGCAAGAACACCGCCGGCTGA
- a CDS encoding VanW family protein, whose product MKFWAAGGITAGTVALLLGGALALGATQNNSTLAPGLRIAGVDVGGLNRDQALAAVGSRVSSAPQVTVRAGTNTWTLSAEQLGWHSDARTSVDAAFRLTAERNTLEKLQGLIGQAPVQDLPLTAAVDAARARTTLSTLTAGLNTRPLNASIYFDKVSKRYAVKPDRPGLQADLTAAVNTYVANPALTTLTVPVVESPAALTAAALKKHVDRGNALVRPFTVKLGGTARQGALDPLQVANLYWVRVTGIEPDEPTLKAAFDRLTGEVDQPARNARYVLQGGKLVKTREKAGRVTDRAAAYALFRKAVLDPAVTTLTWPSKVDQPTLNVAQLPAADKLQLIAVGKSTYYHSSAARRINVANAAAKINGAVVPAGEVFSFLQNLGGIDASNGFVGGLIISGGRTVDGLGGGVCQVSTTVFRALYQAGLPVVERNQHSYRVGYYEPQVGFEAAVYDPGLDLKMKNDTSAPILIRTKNDDARSTLTVEVWGVKPARTVTVSSAVITGRVPHPAPRYIMNPNLRPGAMRQVDWAADGYSLYITRTIKDASGVRSDKVSTVYKAWQAVYETGPRG is encoded by the coding sequence ATGAAGTTCTGGGCAGCAGGCGGCATAACGGCGGGCACAGTGGCCCTTCTCCTCGGCGGTGCGCTGGCCCTGGGGGCCACGCAGAACAACTCCACCCTCGCGCCCGGCCTGAGAATTGCCGGCGTGGACGTCGGCGGCCTGAACCGCGACCAGGCCCTCGCCGCCGTGGGCAGCCGCGTAAGCAGCGCCCCGCAGGTCACCGTCCGTGCCGGCACGAACACCTGGACGCTCAGCGCCGAACAGCTCGGCTGGCACTCGGACGCACGCACCAGCGTGGACGCCGCGTTCAGACTCACCGCCGAGCGCAACACCCTGGAGAAACTCCAGGGCTTGATCGGGCAGGCGCCCGTGCAGGACCTTCCCCTGACCGCCGCTGTGGACGCCGCGCGCGCCCGCACCACGCTGAGTACCCTGACCGCCGGACTGAACACCAGACCCCTGAACGCCAGCATCTACTTCGACAAGGTCAGCAAACGCTACGCCGTGAAACCCGACCGGCCCGGCCTTCAGGCCGACCTCACGGCGGCCGTGAACACCTACGTCGCCAACCCCGCCCTGACCACCCTGACCGTTCCCGTCGTCGAGTCCCCTGCGGCGCTCACGGCCGCCGCGCTGAAAAAACACGTGGACCGCGGGAACGCCCTGGTCCGGCCGTTCACGGTCAAACTCGGCGGCACGGCCCGCCAGGGGGCTCTGGACCCCCTGCAGGTCGCCAACCTGTACTGGGTGCGCGTTACCGGCATCGAGCCCGACGAGCCGACCCTGAAAGCCGCCTTTGACCGCCTGACCGGCGAGGTGGACCAGCCCGCCCGGAACGCCCGGTACGTGCTGCAGGGCGGCAAGCTGGTCAAGACCAGGGAGAAGGCCGGCCGCGTGACTGACCGCGCCGCCGCGTACGCACTGTTCCGCAAGGCGGTGCTGGACCCGGCCGTGACCACCCTCACGTGGCCCAGCAAGGTCGATCAGCCCACCCTGAACGTGGCGCAGTTGCCGGCTGCGGACAAACTGCAGCTGATCGCGGTGGGCAAAAGCACCTACTACCACAGCAGCGCCGCCCGCCGCATCAACGTCGCCAACGCCGCCGCGAAAATCAACGGCGCGGTTGTGCCGGCCGGGGAGGTGTTCAGCTTCCTGCAGAACCTCGGTGGCATCGATGCCAGCAACGGCTTCGTGGGCGGCCTGATCATCAGCGGTGGCCGTACTGTGGATGGCCTGGGGGGCGGCGTGTGCCAGGTGAGCACCACGGTCTTCCGCGCCCTGTACCAGGCGGGCCTGCCGGTCGTGGAACGCAACCAGCACTCGTACCGGGTCGGGTACTACGAACCGCAGGTGGGCTTCGAGGCTGCTGTGTACGACCCGGGGCTCGACCTGAAAATGAAGAACGACACCAGCGCGCCCATCCTGATCCGCACGAAGAACGACGACGCGCGCAGCACGCTGACCGTCGAGGTCTGGGGCGTGAAGCCCGCCCGCACCGTGACCGTCAGTTCCGCCGTGATCACGGGGCGTGTGCCGCACCCGGCGCCGCGCTACATCATGAACCCGAACCTGCGGCCCGGCGCGATGCGCCAGGTGGACTGGGCTGCCGACGGGTACAGCCTGTACATCACCCGCACCATCAAGGACGCCAGTGGGGTGCGCAGCGACAAGGTCAGCACCGTGTACAAGGCCTGGCAGGCCGTGTACGAAACCGGTCCGCGCGGCTGA
- the ilvB gene encoding biosynthetic-type acetolactate synthase large subunit, with amino-acid sequence MTGAKALWATLASHGISTVFGYPGGAIMPVYDALTFYPEVRHVLARHEQGAAHAAEGWAKATGEIGVCMATSGPGATNLVTGLADAMLDSVPLLAITGNVASHLMGTDAFQEADITGITLPITKHNYVVRDVEELPRIVAEAIRIARSGRPGPVLVDIPKDIQLAAFQGEIPAPHARPEAPDPSPESIERARELLRGARKPVIMVGGGSLDASAEITALAHAWGMPVITTLMGLGVFPASDSLWLGMPGMHGSVAANRAISEADVLLGIGLRFDDRVTGRVNSFAPNASIIHVDLDAAEIGKIIRTHVPVRGDARVAARLLAEGAQPTARPDWAAQLSEWQGRTQMPTDWGAGYAVKAVVDRLRPDDILSSDVGQHQMLAAQLARFEKPRRWINSGGLGTMGFGLPAAIGAGMAEPGVRSVVIAGDGGFQMTAQELATLKMYDVRNVKICIINNSFLGMVRQWQELFHEKRYSEVWLGDSNPDFIKLADAYDVPGYRARTAEELPAAIDAWLADPKSALLELVVPHEHGVFPMVPAGAALYEMIETEPVKTAAPTPQRQATEETSEA; translated from the coding sequence ATGACCGGCGCCAAGGCCCTGTGGGCCACGCTGGCCAGCCACGGCATCAGCACCGTCTTCGGGTACCCCGGCGGGGCCATCATGCCGGTGTACGACGCCCTGACCTTCTACCCCGAAGTCCGCCACGTCCTCGCTCGTCATGAACAGGGCGCCGCGCACGCGGCCGAAGGCTGGGCGAAAGCCACCGGCGAGATCGGCGTGTGCATGGCCACCAGCGGCCCCGGGGCCACGAACCTCGTGACCGGCCTCGCAGACGCGATGCTCGACAGCGTTCCGCTGCTCGCCATTACCGGCAACGTCGCCTCGCACCTGATGGGCACCGACGCCTTCCAGGAAGCCGACATCACCGGAATCACCCTGCCGATCACGAAGCACAACTACGTGGTGCGCGACGTCGAGGAACTCCCCCGCATTGTGGCCGAAGCCATCCGCATCGCCCGCTCCGGCCGCCCCGGCCCCGTGCTGGTCGACATTCCCAAAGACATTCAGCTGGCCGCCTTCCAGGGCGAGATTCCTGCGCCGCACGCCCGCCCGGAAGCGCCAGATCCGTCGCCGGAAAGCATTGAGCGTGCGCGTGAACTGCTGCGCGGCGCCCGGAAGCCCGTGATCATGGTGGGCGGCGGCAGCCTGGACGCCAGCGCCGAAATCACCGCCCTGGCCCACGCGTGGGGCATGCCGGTCATCACCACCCTGATGGGTCTGGGCGTCTTCCCGGCCAGCGACTCACTCTGGCTGGGCATGCCGGGCATGCACGGCAGCGTCGCCGCGAACCGCGCCATCAGCGAGGCTGACGTTCTGCTGGGCATCGGCCTGCGCTTCGATGATCGCGTGACCGGCCGCGTGAACAGCTTCGCGCCGAACGCGTCGATCATTCACGTGGACCTCGACGCCGCCGAGATCGGCAAGATCATCCGCACGCACGTGCCGGTCCGCGGGGACGCCCGGGTCGCCGCGCGCCTCCTCGCCGAGGGCGCACAGCCCACCGCCCGCCCCGACTGGGCCGCGCAGCTCAGCGAGTGGCAGGGCCGCACCCAGATGCCCACCGACTGGGGCGCCGGGTACGCCGTGAAAGCCGTTGTGGACCGCCTCCGCCCGGACGACATTCTGTCCAGCGACGTCGGGCAGCACCAGATGCTCGCCGCGCAGCTGGCCCGCTTCGAGAAACCCCGCCGCTGGATCAACTCCGGCGGCCTGGGCACCATGGGCTTTGGCCTGCCCGCCGCGATCGGCGCCGGCATGGCCGAACCCGGCGTGCGCAGCGTCGTGATTGCCGGTGACGGCGGTTTCCAGATGACGGCGCAGGAACTTGCCACACTCAAGATGTACGACGTCCGGAACGTCAAGATCTGCATCATCAACAACTCGTTCCTGGGCATGGTCCGCCAGTGGCAGGAACTCTTCCACGAGAAACGCTACAGCGAGGTGTGGCTGGGCGACAGCAACCCCGACTTCATCAAACTCGCCGACGCCTACGACGTGCCCGGCTACCGCGCCCGCACCGCTGAGGAACTGCCCGCCGCCATTGACGCCTGGCTGGCCGACCCCAAGAGTGCCCTGCTGGAGCTCGTGGTGCCCCACGAGCACGGCGTGTTCCCCATGGTTCCTGCCGGCGCCGCGCTGTACGAGATGATTGAAACCGAACCCGTGAAGACCGCCGCACCCACCCCACAGCGGCAGGCAACCGAGGAGACGAGCGAAGCATGA
- the ilvC gene encoding ketol-acid reductoisomerase: MAAKMYYDRDVSTAPIENKLIAIIGYGSQAHAHAQNLRDSGFNVVVGLREGSASKAKAEQAGLRVASIEDATREADVVMLLIPDEQQPRVYEQSVAPHLTAGKALAFGHGFNVHFGRITPPTDVDVFLVAPKGPGHMLRRVYTDGAGMPGIFAVQQDATGQARDVALAYARGIGCSRAGVLETTFKEETETDLFGEQSVLCGGVTHLIQAGFETLVEAGYQPEIAYFETLHEVKLIVDLIYEKGFEGMRHSISNTAEFGDYVTGPRVITADTKAEMGRVLADIQSGAFAKRFIDDAESGFPYMNEQRGKMREHTLEVVGKELRDKMPFINKKALEV, encoded by the coding sequence ATGGCTGCAAAAATGTACTACGACCGCGACGTCAGCACCGCCCCCATCGAAAACAAGCTGATCGCCATCATCGGCTACGGTAGCCAGGCGCACGCCCACGCCCAGAACCTGCGCGACAGCGGCTTCAACGTGGTGGTGGGCCTGCGTGAGGGCTCCGCCAGCAAGGCCAAGGCCGAACAGGCGGGCCTGCGCGTCGCCAGCATCGAGGACGCCACCCGCGAAGCGGACGTCGTCATGCTCCTGATTCCCGACGAGCAGCAGCCCCGCGTGTACGAGCAGAGCGTTGCCCCGCACCTCACCGCCGGTAAGGCCCTCGCCTTCGGTCACGGCTTCAACGTGCACTTCGGCCGTATCACCCCGCCCACCGACGTGGACGTGTTCCTTGTGGCGCCCAAAGGCCCCGGGCACATGCTGCGCCGCGTGTACACCGACGGCGCTGGCATGCCCGGCATCTTTGCCGTGCAGCAGGACGCCACCGGCCAGGCGCGTGACGTCGCCCTGGCGTACGCCCGCGGCATCGGCTGCAGCCGCGCCGGCGTGCTGGAAACCACCTTCAAGGAAGAAACCGAAACGGACCTGTTCGGCGAGCAGAGCGTTCTGTGCGGCGGCGTGACCCACCTGATCCAGGCGGGCTTCGAGACGCTCGTGGAAGCCGGCTACCAGCCTGAAATCGCGTACTTCGAAACGCTGCACGAAGTGAAACTGATCGTGGACCTGATCTACGAAAAAGGCTTCGAGGGCATGCGTCACTCCATCTCCAACACCGCCGAGTTCGGCGATTACGTGACCGGGCCGCGTGTCATCACCGCCGACACCAAAGCCGAGATGGGCCGCGTCCTGGCGGACATTCAGAGTGGCGCTTTCGCCAAGCGCTTCATTGACGACGCCGAAAGCGGCTTCCCGTACATGAACGAGCAGCGCGGCAAGATGCGCGAGCACACCCTGGAAGTCGTCGGCAAGGAACTGCGTGACAAGATGCCCTTCATTAACAAGAAGGCCCTGGAAGTCTGA
- the rsmA gene encoding 16S rRNA (adenine(1518)-N(6)/adenine(1519)-N(6))-dimethyltransferase RsmA, whose protein sequence is MPRDHTSRRPGRPARRTDASPDAERDLSAAPLYSPARVRDLLDRHGLRPTKSLGQNFLIDGNILRAIAEAGGAASGVPVLEIGPGLGVLTREIASRGAQVTALEKDERLRPVLAETLGGLDVNVIWGDALDFDYATLQAGTRVIANLPYYITGLLLSRFMRAPGIASATVLVQKEVGQRLAAQPGSENYGFLSAIAALYGSVQHVRDVPKGAFLPAPDVTSSVIRLDFDRTREAPEPAFLSFVEAALHHRRKTMRNNLRLTGMDGDAIDAALNATGLRPDVRAEDVSLGDLRDMALKLGVVR, encoded by the coding sequence ATGCCACGCGACCACACCTCCCGCCGACCGGGCCGCCCCGCCCGCCGCACCGACGCCTCCCCGGACGCTGAACGCGACCTGAGCGCCGCGCCCCTGTACTCGCCCGCGCGGGTGCGCGACCTGCTTGACCGGCACGGCCTGAGACCCACCAAAAGCCTGGGGCAGAACTTCCTGATCGACGGGAACATCCTCAGGGCCATCGCCGAAGCGGGCGGCGCAGCAAGCGGCGTGCCGGTGCTGGAGATCGGTCCGGGGCTGGGCGTCCTGACGCGTGAGATCGCCTCCCGGGGGGCGCAGGTCACGGCGCTGGAAAAAGACGAGCGGCTGCGGCCGGTGCTCGCTGAAACGCTGGGCGGCCTGGACGTGAACGTCATCTGGGGAGACGCGCTGGACTTTGATTACGCCACCCTTCAGGCGGGCACCCGCGTCATCGCGAACCTGCCGTACTACATCACCGGGCTGCTGCTCTCGCGGTTCATGCGGGCGCCGGGCATCGCGTCCGCCACCGTGCTCGTCCAGAAGGAGGTCGGGCAGCGTCTCGCGGCGCAGCCCGGCAGCGAGAACTACGGGTTTCTGAGTGCCATCGCGGCCCTGTACGGCAGCGTGCAGCACGTGCGTGACGTTCCCAAGGGCGCGTTCCTGCCCGCCCCGGACGTAACCAGCAGCGTCATCCGCCTGGATTTCGACCGGACCCGCGAGGCGCCGGAACCGGCGTTCCTGAGCTTCGTGGAGGCCGCGCTGCACCACCGCCGCAAGACCATGCGCAACAACCTGCGCCTGACCGGCATGGACGGGGACGCGATCGACGCGGCCCTGAACGCCACGGGCCTGCGTCCGGATGTCCGCGCCGAGGACGTGTCCCTGGGTGACCTGCGTGACATGGCTCTTAAACTCGGCGTGGTACGTTAG